In Brienomyrus brachyistius isolate T26 unplaced genomic scaffold, BBRACH_0.4 scaffold46, whole genome shotgun sequence, the following are encoded in one genomic region:
- the LOC125723234 gene encoding rab11 family-interacting protein 5-like isoform X3 yields MDGRSGDLIVTVMHRALMGLDVFLGQAVIALNKVFQDGICMRNQWYKLHSKSGKKEKDRGEVQVTVQFTRNNLTASMYDLSAKDKPRSPFDKLKDRMKGKKRGDMDSSSAIVPGGLQVLPHIRKRLPSDGGGEEDYEDDEGGEGRRSKMRNFFLSGKLRKSSDTRSSTSLGSETSESSSRGGSLSPTAGISVVVSDISNSPSSSSNLTADYSPEHAVSPLPELMGHKRAFSDEASQITIIMPQPITKCQSGLRSQSSLCINGSHVYAADSLVSGGSDTQATSLELLQKCMPLSRSLQNITRRSEDPQNICTSEVRHRSFDNSATEEKVPMFGKADKDQSESRPVQVAIPMISAVGESAGNDTKHKNNLPRGGEDSDRTKACKDQGAPPEQKHKGWFGFKDPQSRPSPHPVKPLTTTAAQEERRSDSRSVLTSGLEKLKSTIQAGRSTQHGQPEAERSKQSLPEEDTSLCHLSNSDLIALLLQQDAELKKQAAQLERQGALLKSRELELKKMKLTVRDLEDYIDKLLVRIMDQTPTLLQVRSKFK; encoded by the exons GTGGTACAAGCTTCATTCtaaatctggaaaaaaggagAAGGATCGAGGCGAAGTGCAGGTCACTGTACAGTTCACACGCAATAACTTGACTGCTAGCATGTATGACCTCTCTGCGAAAGATAAACCACGCTCTCCTTTTGATAAGCTGAAGGATCGCATGAAAGGCAAAAAAAGAGGGGATATGGACTCATCTTCTGCCATCGTGCCAGGAGGTCTTCAGGTCCTGCCCCATATACGGAAGAGACTGCCAAGTGACGGTGGCGGGGAGGAAGACTATGAAGACGATGAGGGAGGTGAAGGACGACGGAGCAAGATGAGAAACTTTTTCCTCAGTGGAAAACTCCGCAAATCATCTGACACTCGGTCTAGCACATCCCTTGGTTCGGAGACCAGTGAGTCATCTTCACGGGGTGGCAGTTTGAGCCCCACTGCAGGCATAAGCGTTGTGGTGTCAGACATCTCAAACTCCCCCAGCAGTAGCAGCAACTTGACTGCTGACTACAGCCCTG AACACGCCGTCAGTCCTTTGCCAGAGCTCATGGGCCACAAGCGGGCCTTCAGTGATGAGGCCAGTCAGATTACTATCATCATGCCTCAGCCTATCACCAAGTGCCAGAGTGGCTTGCGGTCACAGTCCTCACTGTGCATCAATGGCAGCCACGTCTATGCTGCTGACTCCCTAGTTTCTGGAGGCTCAGATACCCAGGCCACCTCTTTGGAGTTGCTGCAGAAATGCATGCCACTCTCCCGCTCCTTGCAAAACATCACTCGCCGGAGTGAAGATCCCCAAAATATCTGCACCAGTGAAGTCCGGCACCGGTCCTTTGATAACTCAGCGACAGAGGAAAAAGTACCTATGTTTGGGAAGGCTGACAAGGACCAATCGGAAAGCCGACCTGTGCAGGTGGCCATACCCATGATTTCTGCAGTAGGAGAATCAGCTGGAAATGACACAAAGCATAAGAATAACCTCCCTCGTGGAGGGGAAGACTCAGACCGTACCAAGGCTTGCAAGGATCAAGGTGCACCACCGGAGCAGAAACACAAAGGCTGGTTTGGCTTCAAGGACCCTCAGAGCAGACCAAG TCCTCATCCAGTTAAACCACTGACTACTACAGCTGCTCAGGAGGAGAGAAGATCAGACAGCCGCTCAGTACTCACCAGTGGGTTAGAGAAGCTAAAGTCCACCATCCAGGCAGGAAGGAGCACTCAGCATGGCCAGCCCGAGGCTGAAAGAAGCAAG CAGTCTCTCCCTGAGGAGGACACCTCACTTTGTCATCTGTCCAACAGCGACCTCATTGCTCTACTTCTGCAGCAGGACGCAGAGCTGAAGAAGCAAGCAGCTCAGCTTGAAAGGCAAGGGGCCTTGCTTAAGAGCCGAGAGCTGGAGCTGAAGAAGATGAAGCTTACGGTGCGGGACCTGGAGGACTACATCGACAAGCTGCTGGTGCGCATCATGGACCAGACAccgacattgttgcaagtgcggTCAAAGTTCAAATGA